One Janthinobacterium sp. TB1-E2 genomic region harbors:
- a CDS encoding sigma-54-dependent transcriptional regulator produces the protein MTLKVWLEIVQQAAAGSGALLMTALKQAQVTVARRHDGEEDGAGIVLFAEANAALLQALPALCRHASVMAIAACGQPPSCAQKRALLAAGALDVLLWPAGSIDAGQVLARLQRWQAVAQLLASGAVRQQLVGESAAWTALLHQVVEMAAFSQASMLITGETGTGKDLLAQLVHRLGNCSGDFTILDCTTLSPDLAGSELFGHERGAFTGAAAARDGAFALADGGVLFLDEVGELPLPLQAQLLRAIQERKYKRVGGNTWQPTQFRLVCATNRELEHEVARGAFRADLYYRIAGWRCQTPPLRERQDDILPLARHFLAELAQRPPPALDAAVREYLLLRDYPGNVRELRQTVTRIWHRHCGPGPITIGALPPNEQLLAPHWPDQYFEAAVRRALAQGCKLSHITRCATDVAIRLVLAEEHGNNQRAAARLGVTDRALQIRRKAATCAEQAATAATPPAAF, from the coding sequence ATGACGCTCAAGGTGTGGCTGGAAATCGTGCAGCAGGCGGCGGCTGGCAGTGGCGCCTTGCTGATGACGGCCTTGAAGCAGGCTCAGGTAACTGTAGCCCGGCGGCACGATGGCGAGGAGGATGGGGCGGGCATCGTCCTGTTTGCCGAGGCCAATGCCGCGCTGCTGCAAGCGCTGCCAGCACTGTGCCGCCATGCCTCCGTGATGGCCATTGCCGCCTGCGGCCAGCCCCCCAGCTGCGCGCAAAAGCGCGCCCTGCTGGCGGCTGGCGCGCTCGATGTGCTGCTGTGGCCGGCCGGTAGCATCGATGCGGGCCAGGTGCTGGCGCGCCTGCAGCGCTGGCAGGCCGTGGCGCAGCTGCTGGCGTCCGGCGCCGTGCGCCAGCAGCTGGTGGGCGAGAGCGCGGCCTGGACCGCCTTGCTGCACCAGGTGGTGGAAATGGCCGCCTTCAGCCAGGCGTCGATGCTGATCACGGGCGAGACGGGCACGGGCAAGGATTTACTGGCGCAACTGGTCCACCGCCTCGGCAACTGCAGCGGCGACTTCACCATCCTCGACTGCACCACCCTGTCGCCGGACCTCGCTGGCAGCGAACTGTTCGGCCATGAACGGGGCGCTTTTACGGGCGCGGCGGCCGCGCGCGATGGCGCTTTCGCCCTGGCCGACGGCGGCGTGCTGTTTCTCGACGAAGTGGGCGAACTGCCGCTGCCCTTGCAGGCGCAGCTGCTGCGCGCCATCCAGGAGCGCAAATACAAGCGCGTGGGCGGCAATACCTGGCAACCGACCCAGTTTCGCCTCGTCTGCGCCACCAACCGCGAACTGGAACATGAGGTGGCGCGCGGCGCCTTTCGCGCCGACCTGTATTACCGCATCGCCGGCTGGCGTTGCCAGACGCCACCCCTGCGCGAGCGCCAGGACGACATCCTGCCGCTGGCCCGGCATTTCCTCGCCGAGCTGGCGCAGCGCCCTCCGCCCGCGCTGGACGCGGCCGTGCGCGAATACCTGCTGCTGCGCGACTATCCGGGCAATGTGCGCGAGTTGCGCCAGACCGTCACGCGCATCTGGCACCGCCATTGCGGCCCCGGCCCCATCACCATCGGCGCCCTGCCGCCAAACGAACAGCTGCTGGCACCGCACTGGCCTGACCAGTATTTCGAAGCGGCCGTGCGGCGGGCCCTGGCCCAGGGCTGCAAGCTGTCGCACATCACGCGTTGCGCCACCGACGTGGCCATCCGCCTGGTGCTGGCCGAGGAACACGGCAATAACCAGCGCGCGGCCGCCCGCCTGGGCGTGACCGACCGCGCCCTGCAGATACGCCGCAAGGCGGCTACCTGCGCGGAGCAAGCCGCTACTGCCGCGACACCGCCGGCTGCCTTTTGA
- a CDS encoding amidohydrolase family protein → MIIDCHCHAGPGDGLSGPWDSDAPLQAYLRRAQTAGIARSVLFAAFHSDYAIANHGVARLVASDPQRFYGFAFVHARRDRGRIQDMVRTAVERYGFVGIKAHRLDSRISGELCEAARFFGLPVLYDPAGEVAVAELLAQQYPDVNFILPHLGSFGDDWAAQLALIDHLVRHPNIHTDSSGVRRFDLLQQAVRRAGPHKVLFGSDGPWLHPGLELHKIELLGLPPLDAALITGGNFLRLARLA, encoded by the coding sequence ATGATCATCGATTGCCACTGCCATGCGGGTCCGGGAGACGGTTTGAGCGGGCCGTGGGACAGCGATGCGCCGCTGCAGGCCTACTTGCGCCGCGCCCAGACGGCCGGTATCGCCCGCAGCGTGCTGTTCGCCGCCTTCCACTCCGATTACGCCATCGCCAACCATGGCGTGGCGCGCCTGGTGGCGTCCGATCCGCAGCGTTTCTACGGTTTTGCCTTCGTGCATGCGCGGCGCGACCGTGGCCGCATCCAGGACATGGTGCGCACGGCCGTCGAGCGTTACGGTTTTGTCGGCATCAAGGCGCACCGGCTTGACTCTCGCATCAGTGGCGAACTGTGCGAGGCGGCGCGCTTCTTCGGCTTGCCCGTGCTGTACGACCCGGCCGGCGAGGTGGCCGTGGCCGAGCTGCTGGCGCAGCAGTATCCCGACGTCAATTTCATCCTGCCGCACCTGGGCAGCTTTGGCGACGACTGGGCGGCGCAGCTGGCGCTGATCGACCACCTTGTGCGCCATCCGAATATCCATACGGACAGCTCGGGCGTGCGCCGCTTCGACTTGCTGCAGCAGGCCGTGCGCCGCGCGGGGCCGCACAAGGTCCTGTTCGGCTCGGACGGTCCGTGGCTGCATCCGGGACTGGAATTGCACAAGATCGAGTTGCTGGGATTGCCGCCGCTCGATGCGGCGTTGATCACGGGCGGCAATTTTTTGCGGCTGGCGCGGCTGGCGTGA
- a CDS encoding GIY-YIG nuclease family protein: MNEAFEMLPFGGQAGAAGEQEWLGEWSQEWSQEWSQEGEEEGEWEGEWESEWEGERARPGGGRGAMRGGGLRARPPLRGPRRPAPPRYQGQGRRPPRYPPPPLPYPPRYRGWGGYGAIYPTIYPAPYPVFGGQQEPAPYQDTGQYQDQDQGQDQGADQNPDQDDGQMQGEVPPILASTLGRVPGAAALRYQAVGAIPQAVNDANATGPGLYVIEFDTKDGRRAYSGQTDDLRRRLKQHHLCGKMMGIDMSAHDVYVAPLSSAAQRRILEKGIHSDMFTHRRGVLTNQRRELEMAVLGEMWG, encoded by the coding sequence ATGAACGAAGCGTTTGAAATGCTGCCCTTTGGGGGACAGGCGGGAGCGGCCGGCGAGCAGGAGTGGCTGGGGGAATGGTCGCAGGAGTGGTCGCAGGAGTGGTCGCAAGAGGGGGAGGAAGAGGGCGAGTGGGAAGGTGAATGGGAGAGCGAATGGGAAGGCGAGCGTGCGCGCCCTGGCGGTGGACGCGGCGCCATGCGCGGTGGCGGCCTGCGTGCGAGGCCGCCGCTGCGGGGCCCGCGCCGTCCCGCGCCGCCACGCTACCAGGGCCAGGGGCGCCGGCCACCCCGGTATCCGCCGCCGCCCTTGCCGTATCCGCCACGCTACCGGGGCTGGGGCGGCTATGGCGCCATCTATCCCACCATTTATCCGGCGCCGTATCCCGTGTTCGGCGGCCAGCAGGAGCCGGCGCCGTATCAGGATACGGGCCAATATCAAGACCAAGACCAGGGGCAGGATCAAGGAGCGGATCAAAACCCGGACCAGGATGACGGCCAGATGCAGGGCGAAGTGCCGCCCATCCTGGCGTCCACCCTGGGCCGCGTACCGGGCGCGGCCGCCTTGCGCTACCAGGCGGTGGGCGCGATTCCGCAGGCCGTCAACGATGCGAACGCCACGGGGCCGGGCCTGTATGTGATCGAGTTTGACACCAAGGATGGCCGGCGCGCCTACAGCGGCCAGACCGACGATTTGCGGCGGCGCCTGAAACAGCACCATCTGTGCGGCAAGATGATGGGCATCGACATGAGCGCGCATGACGTCTATGTGGCGCCGCTATCGTCGGCCGCTCAGCGGCGCATTCTGGAAAAGGGTATCCACAGCGACATGTTTACCCACCGGCGCGGCGTGTTGACGAACCAGCGGCGCGAACTGGAAATGGCCGTGCTGGGCGAAATGTGGGGCTGA
- a CDS encoding aminotransferase class I/II-fold pyridoxal phosphate-dependent enzyme: MLDFTSALYLGMRHPAAALAPWSSLTLGQPAALQEPPGALALAADLAALQGCEAACVLPSTLHLFWDLFGMLAAERLVILVDGGSYAIARWGAERAQALGLPQQVFPSGEMAALRQLVAAWGRQGRRPLILADGYVLGSEQVLPLAGYATLARQGGGYLLLDDTQVLGVAGTQGGGSARLHGLHGESLIIGASLAKGFGVPLAVLAGSRKLLRRFAAHSQTRVHASPPSAAVLAAARRALALNARHGDTLRARLADRVAQWRAGMAAAGIACRGGSFPVQRLPGRAHLQLALRAAGVLALAQAGDGPGALTFLLRADQTPRQLEQAMNLLEHHTRRRYERSV, from the coding sequence ATGCTCGACTTTACCAGTGCCCTGTATCTGGGCATGCGCCATCCGGCGGCCGCGCTGGCGCCGTGGAGCAGCCTGACCCTGGGCCAGCCGGCGGCGCTGCAGGAGCCGCCCGGCGCGCTGGCCCTGGCTGCGGATCTGGCGGCTCTGCAAGGCTGCGAGGCGGCCTGCGTGCTGCCGTCGACCCTGCACCTGTTCTGGGACCTGTTCGGCATGCTGGCTGCCGAGCGCCTGGTGATCCTTGTCGATGGCGGCAGTTACGCCATCGCGCGCTGGGGCGCCGAGCGGGCGCAGGCCCTGGGCTTGCCGCAGCAAGTGTTTCCCAGCGGCGAGATGGCGGCGCTGCGGCAACTGGTGGCGGCCTGGGGCAGGCAAGGGCGGCGTCCATTGATACTGGCCGATGGCTATGTGCTGGGCAGCGAACAGGTCTTGCCGCTGGCCGGCTATGCGACGCTGGCGCGCCAGGGCGGCGGTTATCTGCTGCTCGACGACACGCAAGTGCTGGGCGTGGCAGGTACACAGGGCGGCGGTTCGGCGCGGCTGCATGGCTTGCATGGGGAATCGCTGATCATCGGCGCCTCGCTGGCCAAGGGATTTGGCGTGCCGCTGGCCGTGCTGGCCGGCAGCCGCAAGCTGCTGCGGCGCTTCGCGGCGCACAGCCAGACGCGCGTGCATGCCAGTCCGCCTTCGGCGGCCGTGCTGGCGGCGGCGCGGCGGGCGCTGGCGCTCAACGCGCGCCATGGCGACACCTTGCGCGCCAGGCTGGCGGACAGGGTGGCGCAATGGCGGGCGGGGATGGCGGCGGCTGGCATCGCTTGCCGGGGCGGCAGCTTCCCCGTGCAGCGCCTGCCCGGGCGCGCCCATTTGCAGCTAGCCTTGCGCGCCGCGGGCGTGCTGGCGCTGGCGCAAGCGGGGGACGGTCCCGGCGCGCTGACTTTTCTGCTGCGGGCCGACCAGACGCCCCGGCAACTGGAACAGGCGATGAACTTGCTTGAACATCATACGAGGAGGCGATATGAACGAAGCGTTTGA
- a CDS encoding DUF1800 domain-containing protein: MTDPTLRRLLAITLFSLLSACGGGGDSKTGSIQNPDVSVVPPANNASDSSTGDTIPPPPLTTPPASRTAVTFTRQEASRFLGRATFGPNMAAIDALAASDSEAWFRAQFSKPQTLHRKYIDAMLATQAAGGQAVGFTGVYETFWQQGIRGEDQLRQRMAFALSEIFVISMQNESVRPRVRGVASYYDMLGQHAFGNFRNLLEGVALHPMMGLYLSHLRNQKESATRTPDENFAREVMQLFTIGLYQLNADGSLKLSGGKPIDTYTHDDVAGLARVFTGWSWAGPDQSDARFYASTTDPDRDWKPMQNYAAFHSSGDKRFLGQSISGASSGQADLKLALDTLFNHPNTGPFFARQLIQRLVSSNPSAAYVGRVAAVFANNGSGVRGDMQAIIRAVLLDPEALAPGGTTLRTGKLREPLLRLAGWMRAFDAKPASGRYTLYYLDDPLSGLGQSPLNPSSVFSFFRPGYTPPNSALAGAGLVAPELQITAEPSVTGYLNFMQEAINSGVGDGRAIKPDYTRELALAADPGALLDRINLLLMHGSMPARLRGQILTAVNGVSIPAATASNATQVATAQANRVKLAIFLTMASPAYLVQK, encoded by the coding sequence ATGACTGATCCTACTTTGCGCCGTTTACTGGCCATCACATTGTTCAGCCTGCTTTCCGCCTGCGGCGGTGGCGGCGACAGCAAAACCGGCTCCATCCAGAACCCGGACGTCTCGGTCGTGCCGCCAGCGAACAACGCCTCCGACAGCTCGACGGGCGATACCATCCCGCCTCCCCCCCTGACCACGCCCCCAGCCAGCCGGACGGCCGTCACCTTCACCCGCCAGGAAGCGTCGCGTTTCCTGGGCCGCGCCACGTTCGGGCCCAATATGGCGGCCATCGATGCGCTGGCCGCCAGCGACAGCGAAGCGTGGTTCCGCGCGCAGTTTTCCAAGCCGCAAACCCTGCACCGGAAATATATCGACGCCATGCTGGCGACGCAGGCCGCCGGCGGGCAAGCGGTCGGCTTTACGGGGGTGTATGAAACATTCTGGCAGCAGGGCATCCGCGGCGAGGATCAATTGCGCCAGCGCATGGCCTTTGCCCTTTCCGAAATCTTCGTCATTTCCATGCAGAACGAGTCCGTGCGCCCAAGAGTGCGTGGCGTGGCCAGTTACTACGACATGCTGGGCCAGCATGCTTTTGGCAACTTCCGCAACCTGCTCGAAGGCGTGGCCCTGCATCCGATGATGGGACTGTACCTGTCCCACCTGCGCAACCAGAAGGAATCGGCCACGCGTACGCCCGATGAAAACTTCGCCCGCGAAGTGATGCAGCTGTTTACCATCGGCCTGTACCAGTTGAATGCGGATGGCAGCCTGAAACTGTCCGGTGGCAAGCCTATCGACACCTACACGCACGATGACGTGGCAGGCCTGGCCCGCGTCTTTACGGGCTGGAGCTGGGCCGGTCCGGACCAGAGCGACGCGCGCTTCTATGCCAGCACGACCGACCCCGACCGTGACTGGAAGCCGATGCAGAACTACGCGGCCTTTCATTCCAGCGGCGACAAGCGCTTCCTGGGCCAGAGCATCTCCGGCGCCAGCAGCGGCCAGGCCGATCTGAAACTGGCGCTCGACACCTTGTTCAACCACCCCAATACGGGGCCATTCTTTGCCCGCCAGCTGATCCAGCGCCTGGTCAGCAGCAATCCCAGCGCCGCCTACGTGGGCCGCGTGGCAGCCGTGTTTGCCAACAATGGCAGCGGCGTGCGCGGCGACATGCAAGCCATCATCCGCGCCGTGCTGCTCGATCCGGAAGCGCTGGCCCCAGGCGGCACCACCTTACGCACGGGCAAGCTGCGCGAACCGCTGCTGCGCCTGGCTGGCTGGATGCGCGCCTTCGATGCCAAGCCGGCCAGCGGCCGCTACACTCTGTATTACCTCGACGACCCTTTGAGCGGCCTGGGCCAGAGTCCCTTGAATCCATCCTCCGTGTTCAGTTTTTTCCGCCCCGGCTATACGCCGCCCAACTCCGCCCTGGCCGGCGCGGGCCTGGTGGCGCCGGAACTGCAGATCACGGCTGAACCATCGGTGACCGGCTATCTGAACTTCATGCAGGAAGCCATCAACAGCGGCGTGGGCGACGGCCGCGCTATCAAGCCCGACTATACGCGCGAACTGGCGCTGGCCGCCGACCCGGGCGCCCTGCTCGACCGCATCAACCTACTCCTGATGCATGGCAGCATGCCCGCCAGGCTGCGCGGGCAAATCCTGACCGCCGTCAATGGCGTCAGCATCCCTGCGGCCACGGCCAGCAATGCCACGCAAGTTGCCACGGCCCAGGCCAACCGCGTCAAGCTGGCCATTTTCCTGACCATGGCCTCGCCAGCCTACCTGGTACAAAAGTAA
- a CDS encoding DUF1501 domain-containing protein, whose protein sequence is MQNTPFSRRRFLGSMLSLAGTTAAPFALNLAAMGNAAAQSAGDYKAMVCLFMAGGNDAFNTVLATDPTSWAEYTRLRNTGGGDSIHLPDVGQTGGVLPIVPATAQTGRAFALHPQLAPLKGLFDNGRAAIVANVGTLIQPATLAQYKAGSVALPPKLFSHNDQQSTWQSGSPEGATVGWGGRVADVAGSLNTNAMFTAISAAGNTVFLSGRQVRQFQVGQAGAVPIRGMSGSLYGSTGGAGALQAIINEAGSDLIEQEHVAVVQRAISSQSVLSGAMLAAGTGGVPNPPPYINPNTGASGVNPLAVQLQTVARIIGGRGALGAKRQVFYVTLGSFDTHDRQKVLHGDLMARLAHALAYFDTTLAALQGVDLRRQVTTFTASDFGRTFSSNGDGTDHGWGAHHFVVGGAVKGRDIYGAFPVTGVGHALDVGSGALLPTTSVDQYGATLAKWFGVADSQLAEVFPNIGNFSRRDLGFMTVT, encoded by the coding sequence ATGCAAAACACCCCATTTTCCCGCCGCCGCTTCCTCGGCTCCATGCTGAGCCTGGCCGGCACCACGGCCGCCCCGTTCGCCCTGAACCTGGCCGCCATGGGCAATGCCGCCGCGCAATCGGCCGGCGACTACAAGGCCATGGTCTGCCTGTTCATGGCAGGCGGCAACGACGCCTTCAACACGGTGCTGGCCACCGATCCCACCTCGTGGGCTGAATACACGCGCCTGCGCAACACGGGCGGCGGCGATTCCATCCATCTGCCCGATGTGGGCCAGACGGGCGGCGTCTTGCCCATCGTGCCCGCCACCGCGCAAACGGGCCGCGCCTTCGCCCTGCATCCCCAGCTGGCGCCGTTGAAAGGCCTGTTCGACAATGGCCGCGCCGCCATCGTGGCCAATGTAGGCACGCTGATCCAGCCGGCCACCCTGGCGCAGTACAAGGCAGGCAGCGTGGCCTTGCCACCCAAGCTGTTTTCGCACAACGACCAGCAATCGACATGGCAGTCGGGTTCGCCGGAAGGCGCCACCGTGGGCTGGGGCGGCCGGGTGGCCGACGTGGCCGGCTCGCTGAATACAAATGCCATGTTCACGGCCATTTCCGCTGCGGGCAATACCGTCTTCCTCAGCGGACGCCAGGTGCGCCAGTTCCAGGTGGGCCAGGCAGGCGCCGTGCCCATCCGTGGCATGAGCGGCAGCCTGTATGGCAGCACGGGCGGCGCGGGCGCGCTGCAAGCCATCATCAACGAGGCGGGCAGCGACCTGATCGAACAGGAACACGTGGCCGTCGTGCAGCGCGCCATTTCCAGCCAGAGCGTACTGAGCGGCGCCATGCTGGCGGCCGGCACGGGCGGCGTGCCCAATCCGCCGCCCTACATCAATCCGAACACGGGCGCGTCCGGCGTCAATCCGCTGGCCGTGCAATTGCAGACGGTGGCGCGCATCATCGGCGGGCGCGGCGCCCTGGGGGCAAAACGGCAAGTGTTTTATGTGACCCTGGGCAGCTTCGACACGCATGACCGGCAAAAAGTGCTGCATGGCGACCTGATGGCGCGCCTGGCCCATGCGCTCGCGTACTTCGACACAACCCTGGCAGCCCTGCAGGGTGTGGATCTGCGGCGCCAGGTGACGACGTTTACGGCGTCGGACTTCGGCCGCACCTTCAGCAGCAACGGCGATGGCACGGATCACGGCTGGGGCGCCCACCACTTTGTCGTGGGCGGTGCCGTGAAGGGCCGCGACATCTATGGCGCCTTCCCCGTCACGGGCGTCGGCCATGCGCTGGACGTCGGTTCCGGCGCCCTGCTGCCGACCACGTCCGTCGACCAGTACGGCGCCACCCTGGCCAAATGGTTCGGCGTGGCCGACAGCCAGCTGGCCGAGGTGTTCCCGAACATCGGCAACTTCAGCCGGCGCGACCTGGGTTTCATGACGGTGACTTAA
- a CDS encoding intradiol ring-cleavage dioxygenase, protein MELHDHGLASDLEMMRRQAAERRQVLRWLLAGAATLPLISCGGSSDASDTTAGSNAGTVTIPTAGACTVIPEETGGPYPADGTNTHGGSIVNVLNQSGVVRGDIRASFNGATGMAAGVPLTIQLQLLNASGGCVSLAGYAVYVWHCDRDGLYSLYSSGVTAQNYLRGVQQTDSTGNLSFTTIFPGCYAGRMPHVHLEVYPSQAKAASASNRIKTSQFTFPMATLNEAYAASGYTASVRNLAQISYASDNIFSDGTSLQMASVTGNATDGYVATLVIAVNG, encoded by the coding sequence ATGGAATTACATGATCACGGTCTGGCATCCGACCTCGAAATGATGCGCCGGCAGGCGGCTGAACGGCGGCAAGTGCTGCGCTGGCTGCTGGCCGGCGCCGCCACCTTGCCTTTGATCAGTTGCGGCGGCAGCTCGGACGCCAGCGATACGACGGCAGGCAGCAATGCCGGCACCGTCACAATACCGACTGCGGGCGCCTGCACGGTGATCCCCGAAGAAACGGGCGGGCCCTATCCGGCCGATGGCACGAACACGCATGGCGGCAGCATCGTCAACGTGCTGAACCAGTCGGGCGTCGTGCGCGGCGATATCCGCGCCAGTTTCAATGGCGCCACCGGTATGGCAGCGGGCGTGCCACTGACCATCCAATTGCAGTTGCTCAACGCCAGCGGCGGCTGCGTCAGCCTGGCCGGCTACGCCGTATATGTATGGCATTGCGACCGCGACGGTCTGTATTCACTGTATTCGAGCGGCGTCACGGCGCAAAATTACCTGCGCGGCGTGCAGCAAACGGACAGCACTGGCAACCTCAGCTTTACGACCATCTTTCCCGGCTGTTACGCGGGACGCATGCCGCACGTGCATCTTGAGGTCTATCCCAGCCAGGCAAAGGCGGCCTCTGCCTCGAACCGCATCAAGACCTCGCAATTCACGTTCCCGATGGCAACCTTGAACGAAGCCTACGCGGCCAGTGGCTACACGGCCAGCGTGCGCAACCTGGCGCAGATCAGCTATGCGAGCGACAATATTTTCAGCGACGGCACCAGCCTGCAGATGGCCTCGGTGACGGGCAATGCCACCGATGGCTACGTCGCCACCCTGGTGATCGCCGTGAACGGTTAA
- a CDS encoding response regulator transcription factor, with product MSKVLLIDDDVELVGMFQEYLTQEGFDARAVHDGESGAAEALTGLYAIAILDVMMPRMNGLETLRRIRAGSNLPILMLTARGDDTDRIVGLELGADDYVTKPCTPRELTARIRAILRRAQAAPHDASGLAPLTVGQLTMWPEQRRVSWAGAHLELTSTEFNLLEVLVRHAGKPVSKNQLSELGLGRPMARFDRNIDVHLSSLRRKLGSLADGRSCLQTVYRLGYQLIKE from the coding sequence ATGAGCAAGGTTTTGTTAATCGATGACGACGTGGAACTGGTCGGCATGTTCCAGGAATACCTGACGCAGGAAGGTTTTGACGCGCGCGCCGTGCATGACGGCGAAAGCGGCGCGGCCGAAGCGCTGACGGGCCTGTACGCGATCGCCATCCTCGACGTCATGATGCCGCGCATGAATGGCCTGGAAACCCTGCGCCGCATCCGCGCCGGCAGCAACCTGCCCATCCTGATGCTGACGGCGCGCGGCGACGATACGGACCGCATCGTTGGCCTGGAGCTGGGCGCCGACGATTACGTGACAAAACCGTGCACGCCGCGCGAGCTGACAGCGCGCATCCGCGCCATCCTGCGCCGCGCCCAAGCGGCGCCGCACGATGCGTCAGGCCTGGCGCCGCTGACCGTGGGGCAACTGACGATGTGGCCCGAACAGCGCCGCGTTTCCTGGGCCGGCGCGCACCTGGAGCTGACGAGCACGGAATTCAATTTGCTGGAAGTGCTGGTGCGCCATGCGGGCAAGCCCGTGAGCAAGAATCAATTGTCGGAACTGGGTCTGGGACGGCCCATGGCCCGCTTCGACCGCAATATCGACGTGCACTTGAGCAGCCTGCGCCGCAAACTCGGCAGCCTGGCCGACGGCCGTTCCTGCCTGCAGACCGTGTACCGCCTCGGCTACCAGCTGATCAAGGAGTAA
- a CDS encoding sensor histidine kinase, with product MGRLFWKFFLCIMLAQVTATIGIGGTFWLKNRAAQQERALDIDTSPPAQMIIEAASATLEAGGSQALRQFLSKLERMRVFAVDAKGQELMGRTVHATMLAKARAMLGQGEGQAHPVVRDAAGSDGKRYLLFLPSSERFRNAEAGAARDTLNAVAMSGPRAMGPGPQPHEAGAPPRGEFSRGPPPRMDTPYRTFIPLGAAIAASLLFSFLLAWYFARPIRDLRQAFEAASQGNLAPRFQANGKRGDELTDLGRDFDRMTGRLRNLMDSQTRLLHDVSHELRSPLARLQAAIGLAHQQPEKMAASMQRIERESERMDKLIGELLTLSRLEAGAGHTHSEDVGIADLVHDIVDDARYEARARQLDIALAGDAAMADASVTGQPELLARAVENVVRNAIKHSPDGGTVEVDLSRQTGWLRIAVLDRGPGVASADLARIFEPFFRASNTQHSTDGHGLGLAIAQHVISAHGGRIGASLRSGGGLCVEMLLPVKTPS from the coding sequence GTGGGCCGTTTGTTCTGGAAGTTTTTTCTGTGCATCATGCTGGCGCAAGTGACGGCCACCATCGGCATCGGCGGCACCTTCTGGCTGAAAAACCGGGCCGCGCAGCAGGAGCGGGCCCTCGACATCGACACCAGTCCGCCCGCGCAAATGATCATCGAGGCCGCCAGCGCCACCCTGGAAGCGGGTGGCAGCCAGGCCTTGCGGCAATTCCTCAGCAAGCTCGAACGCATGCGCGTATTTGCCGTCGATGCCAAAGGACAAGAATTGATGGGCCGCACAGTGCATGCCACCATGCTGGCCAAGGCGCGCGCCATGCTGGGACAGGGAGAGGGCCAGGCCCATCCCGTCGTGCGCGACGCGGCCGGCAGCGACGGCAAGCGCTACCTGCTGTTCCTGCCCTCGTCCGAACGCTTCCGCAATGCCGAGGCGGGCGCCGCGCGCGACACGCTGAACGCCGTCGCCATGAGCGGCCCGCGCGCCATGGGACCCGGTCCGCAGCCCCACGAAGCGGGCGCGCCGCCGCGCGGCGAATTCAGCCGCGGCCCGCCCCCGCGCATGGACACGCCCTACCGCACCTTTATTCCCCTGGGCGCCGCCATCGCCGCCAGCCTGCTGTTCTCTTTCCTGCTGGCCTGGTATTTTGCGCGCCCCATCCGCGACCTGCGGCAGGCGTTCGAGGCCGCCTCGCAGGGCAACCTGGCGCCGCGCTTTCAGGCCAACGGCAAGCGCGGCGATGAATTGACGGACCTGGGCCGCGATTTCGACCGCATGACGGGCCGCCTGCGCAACCTCATGGATAGCCAGACGCGCCTGCTGCATGACGTATCGCACGAACTGCGCTCGCCGCTGGCCCGCTTGCAGGCCGCCATCGGCCTGGCGCACCAGCAGCCGGAAAAGATGGCTGCCTCGATGCAGCGCATCGAACGCGAAAGCGAACGCATGGATAAACTGATCGGTGAGTTGCTGACCCTGTCGCGGCTGGAAGCCGGGGCCGGGCACACGCACAGCGAAGACGTCGGCATCGCCGACCTCGTGCACGACATCGTGGACGACGCCCGCTATGAAGCGCGGGCGCGCCAGCTGGACATCGCGCTGGCGGGCGACGCGGCCATGGCCGACGCCAGCGTCACGGGCCAGCCCGAATTGCTGGCGCGCGCCGTGGAAAACGTGGTGCGCAATGCCATCAAGCACAGCCCCGATGGCGGCACGGTGGAAGTGGATCTGTCGCGCCAGACCGGCTGGCTGCGCATCGCCGTGCTGGACCGGGGCCCCGGCGTCGCCAGCGCCGACCTGGCCCGCATCTTTGAACCATTCTTCCGCGCCAGCAATACCCAGCACAGCACGGATGGCCACGGCTTGGGCCTGGCCATCGCCCAGCACGTCATCAGCGCCCATGGCGGCCGCATCGGGGCCAGCTTGCGCAGCGGTGGCGGCTTGTGCGTGGAAATGCTGTTGCCCGTCAAAACGCCAAGCTGA
- a CDS encoding FlxA-like family protein, with protein sequence MVAAIGSGGAVGAAGSASAGSGSQIAVLQKQITAAQKQLAESQKGEQTEASQKLQQQLAQQIQALQAQIAQLQAAAAQQAAQQDAQTASSAEAAASPARSSASTLGSIIDTQA encoded by the coding sequence ATGGTAGCGGCAATCGGTTCGGGCGGCGCAGTCGGCGCGGCCGGTAGCGCCAGTGCGGGCAGCGGCTCGCAGATCGCGGTGCTGCAAAAGCAGATCACGGCGGCGCAAAAGCAATTGGCGGAATCGCAGAAGGGCGAGCAGACGGAGGCGTCGCAAAAGCTGCAGCAGCAGCTGGCGCAGCAAATCCAGGCCTTGCAGGCGCAGATTGCTCAGTTGCAAGCGGCGGCCGCACAACAGGCGGCGCAACAGGATGCTCAGACGGCCAGCAGCGCCGAGGCGGCGGCCAGCCCGGCCAGGTCAAGCGCGTCGACCCTGGGCAGCATCATCGATACGCAGGCCTAA